The stretch of DNA GAGCGGGCCCTGACCCTCAACCCGTGGGAGGCCGAGACCGCGGCCCGCCTCGCTGCCATTGCCGAACTGCTCTTCAGCCTCGGCGAATTCGTGTACGCCCGGCGCTATCTGGACTGGGCGCGCCGGGTCACCCACAATCCGGCCCTCATCCTTCGGCTGACCGGCCTGGCCTTCGAGATCCAGTTTGCCCAGGGCGCTTCGGTGCGCTCGAGCATGGTGCTGCGCCTGGCGAAGGAGTTTGGCCGGCACGACCCCGCCTTCACCGCGGGCCTGCTGGCCGGCGCAGCCCTCTACTACGCGGAACGGTGGGAACTGTCTGACGCAGCCGAGGTGCTCCGGTGCGGCACCGGCTTCCGGGATGCGGCGTCGCCCGAGTGCCTGGCCATCGCCGAACGCGCGCAAACGCTGGTAGGTTCCATCGGCGGGGACGCCACCAGCCTTGCCCGCAAGCATGAGCCTGCCGGGGAAGCCCGCGCACTGTGCCTGCTGGTGCAGGGCCGGGCCCTCAGCTACGCCGAGCGGTATGAGCACGCGGCGGAGGCCTTCGCCATGGTGCGCAGTTCCGTGGAAGCCGGCGACACCAACTGGCGGGAGTGCGCGATGTTCCTGGCAGTGGACAACGAGGTGCGGGCCGGCAACATCCGCGTGGCGGTCCGGCTCATCGACGAACTGGAAGCGCACGAGCCTGAGATCAAGTATTTCCGCGGGATGCGGCACCTCTTCCGGGTGTGGCGGGCACACGCGTTGGGGGACGAAGCGCTGGCCGCCAGCTACGCCACCGAGGCCCACCGGTTCGCAGCCTCGGAAAACCATCCCGCGCTCTCCGCCCAGCTGGCAGCCATGCAGGGACACTTCGCGCTGCTGCGGGGGGACCTGGCGGAAGCCTGCGCCCAGCTGTCCCGGGCCGCGGAAATCGGGATGTGCTTCAGCAACCCCACCCTGCTCCGCTGTGAGGGGGACCTGGTGGAAGTCTTGGTGCGGCTTAATCGGCACCGTGAGGCAACGCTGGCCCTGCAGCGCCTGGAAAGCCGCTCGGTGGGGCTGCGGTCGCCCTGGCTGATGCTGGCCGTGGCGCGGAGCCGCGCCATGTTGGCCGACGGGGAACAGTCCCTGCAGCTCTTTGCCCGGGCGCTCGAAGCAAGGACGGGGCACGAATCGATCCTTGAGCGTGCCCGCACCTTGCTGTGCTACGCCGAACGCCTCAACGCTTTCGGACGGATCCGGGACGCCCGGGATGCCCTCATGCGCGCCAAGGTGATGTTCGACGAGGCCGGCGCCGATGCGTGGACCCAGCACGTGGATGTGCTGCTGCTGGACGAACGGGTGGAACCGGCCCGGCCGCAGGGCAACCCGGCCATGATGCTGCTGGCTGACCACGAACGCGCCCTGGCCCGGATGGTGGCCCGGGGGCTCCGCAATAAGGAAATCGCGGCAACCCTTTATGTGTCCGTCCGGACCGTCGAAGTGCGGCTGACTGCCATTTACCGGAAGCTCGGCGTGGAGTCCCGCGCGCAGCTGACAGCCCTCGCCAGCACGAAGGAATCGACGCCGGCGGAGCCGTACGTCCTGCCCGTCCTGTAGGGCCTGAAGCCTGCAAATGCAGGTATCCGCAGTATCCACACTGATCCGCGGACGGACCCACAAAGCCCCTTCCGAACCCCGCCGGGCCGGCATTTTGAAAGCTAGCTTTTCTTCACGGCCAGACATCAGCGGACATGCCGGGAAGGGGTCACCTTGGCAGAGATACCAGTAGCCAGAACCCGGCGTGCCGGCCTTCGCTGGCCCGTTGCGCCCGTTGCTGCACAACGGATGGCAACAACGCAGTTGGCGGCGGCGGATACCGCAGGAACCCGGTTTCTGCGGCCGCCAACTGCACGTCCCGCCAGCGCTCCGGCAAGCCCCCCGGCCAGCGCTCCGGCAACGGGGCGCAGGGCCGCAGCGTCCTGGCTCGCCACGCACGTCAATTTGCTGCGCGTGACTGATTCGCTCCTGGTCATCGGGGCGGTGGGCGCCGGCTGCCAGCTCTCCTATGTGGGATTCGCACCGGCGGACCCGGGCGATGCGGGAACGGTGGCCTCGGCAGCTGTTATTGCCTTCCTGTGGCTCATCGGCCTGGAAGTCTACCGGACACGGGATGCCAAGCTGTTGGGGATCGGCGCCGACGAATTCAAGCGCGTCACCTCGGCAACCTTCCGGGTCTTCGGCCTGATGGGCCTGGCCGCCGTGCTGTTCTCCCTGCACGGTGCAACCGCTTTTGTTACGGTTTCGCTGCCGCTTGGCCTGCTGGGGCTGACCGCGAACCGGTGGGCGTTCCGCCGCCGCCTGACGGCCCAGAAGGCCAGGGGCCGGTGCCTGTCCCGGGCCCTGGTGGTGGGTGATCCGGACGACGTCCGCTACGTGGTGCAGCAGGTCCTCCGGAAATCGGGACCGGTGTATCAGATCCTGGGTGTGTGCCTCCCGGGAGCCCGCCGGGGAGCCAGCCTCCGGGTGGACGGGCGGGCCATCCCGGTGCTCTGCTCCACGGATGACATCGCCCGCACGGTCCGGCTTGCGGAGGCCGACTCGGTGATCATCGCCGGGCCCCTCCCCGGTGGCAACCGTTTCATCCGCGAGCTCGGGTGGCGGCTTGAGGAATCGTCAACGGAACTCATCCTCGCGGCCACGCTGACCAACGTTGCGGGTCCCCGGATCCACTGGCGGCCGGTTGAGGGGCTGCCCCTGATGCACGTCGACATCCCGCAGTACACCGGTGCCAAGCACGCGATGAAGAGGGTCATGGATGTGGGAATGGCGCTATTGGCCCTCCTGGTCCTGTCCCCACTGCTTGTTGTCCTAGCGGTCATCGTGCGGCTGGACAGCCCGGGCCCGGTGTTCTTCCGGCAAGACAGGGTTGGCCGGGACGGCCAGGCGTTCGGCATGCTCAAGTTCCGGTCCATGGTGGTGGACGCGGAAGCCCGGCTGGCAACCCTGGGGGCGCAGAACGAGGGCGCCGGGGTGCTCTTCAAAATGCGCGACGACCCGCGGGTGACACGCTGCGGCCGGTGGATGCGGAAATACTCCCTCGATGAGCTGCCTCAGCTGTGGAACGTGGCCCGCGGCGACATGAGCCTGGTGGGGCCGCGGCCTCCGCTGGCACGGGAGGTCAGCGGCTATGAACGCCACACCCACCGCCGCCTGCTGATCAAGCCCGGAATCACGGGGCTCTGGCAGATCAACGGCCGCTCCGATCTTCCTTGGGATGAGGCCGTCCGGCTGGACCTCTACTACGTCGAAAACTGGTCCATCGCCGGGGACCTGCTGATTCTGTGGCGGACGTTCCGGGCAGTCGTCCGGCCGTCCGGCGCCTACTGACCCAACCGCACTCCGGAAAGAAAGTGATATGAGATCCTTCCCGAATCCTTTCCAAGCCCACACCCACCGG from Pseudarthrobacter chlorophenolicus A6 encodes:
- a CDS encoding sugar transferase, producing the protein MATTQLAAADTAGTRFLRPPTARPASAPASPPASAPATGRRAAASWLATHVNLLRVTDSLLVIGAVGAGCQLSYVGFAPADPGDAGTVASAAVIAFLWLIGLEVYRTRDAKLLGIGADEFKRVTSATFRVFGLMGLAAVLFSLHGATAFVTVSLPLGLLGLTANRWAFRRRLTAQKARGRCLSRALVVGDPDDVRYVVQQVLRKSGPVYQILGVCLPGARRGASLRVDGRAIPVLCSTDDIARTVRLAEADSVIIAGPLPGGNRFIRELGWRLEESSTELILAATLTNVAGPRIHWRPVEGLPLMHVDIPQYTGAKHAMKRVMDVGMALLALLVLSPLLVVLAVIVRLDSPGPVFFRQDRVGRDGQAFGMLKFRSMVVDAEARLATLGAQNEGAGVLFKMRDDPRVTRCGRWMRKYSLDELPQLWNVARGDMSLVGPRPPLAREVSGYERHTHRRLLIKPGITGLWQINGRSDLPWDEAVRLDLYYVENWSIAGDLLILWRTFRAVVRPSGAY
- a CDS encoding helix-turn-helix transcriptional regulator; this translates as MSLVGRSKELDRILSVIRGPKDSALVVSGSRGAGKSALLAEISALCDYPTVFLSASASESDWPLSGITALLNRMDDPVLNRIADELLRDAAGTLNVPAFSATLLAGLLQRSSSRTVIAIDDADRLDPGSQAVIGFLARRLTGTDIALFLSARGAPPDSPFNGLESLLLNPLSYNETVRMLEAIPAKQATTAAAHAVASATPGNPLAAVELYRHLLERQADGKYAMPIPLPCRGSFETEFAAVVGRLTPSARGILDLLSLSCRTDIGALEQVSGDVWSGVDELLSEGLVSRTGPHLRIREQLLRGYVFSTMTPAARTASHRALANASESSDPYARRWHLSYTALERQTPFSLLRHGVDLIRGGDVPFAVEYVERALTLNPWEAETAARLAAIAELLFSLGEFVYARRYLDWARRVTHNPALILRLTGLAFEIQFAQGASVRSSMVLRLAKEFGRHDPAFTAGLLAGAALYYAERWELSDAAEVLRCGTGFRDAASPECLAIAERAQTLVGSIGGDATSLARKHEPAGEARALCLLVQGRALSYAERYEHAAEAFAMVRSSVEAGDTNWRECAMFLAVDNEVRAGNIRVAVRLIDELEAHEPEIKYFRGMRHLFRVWRAHALGDEALAASYATEAHRFAASENHPALSAQLAAMQGHFALLRGDLAEACAQLSRAAEIGMCFSNPTLLRCEGDLVEVLVRLNRHREATLALQRLESRSVGLRSPWLMLAVARSRAMLADGEQSLQLFARALEARTGHESILERARTLLCYAERLNAFGRIRDARDALMRAKVMFDEAGADAWTQHVDVLLLDERVEPARPQGNPAMMLLADHERALARMVARGLRNKEIAATLYVSVRTVEVRLTAIYRKLGVESRAQLTALASTKESTPAEPYVLPVL